A portion of the Burkholderia sp. GAS332 genome contains these proteins:
- a CDS encoding FAD/FMN-containing dehydrogenase, whose protein sequence is MTDNSLANGVAGSSAGRNATHSAAPLSATLDALRAALGADAVRVGEQIGEHAMTDWTRHDPTRPAALLLPRGTEDVARALAICHAAHQPVVPQGGMTGLAGGAIARATDIALSLERLTGVEEIDTASATLTVRAGTTLQAAQEAAAEAGFELALDLGARGSCQIGGNLATNAGGNRVIQSGTARDQVLGLEVVLANGDVLTSLGKMVKNNTGYDLKHWFIGSEGTLGVITRAVLRLHPPRAARHTALVALEGYDAAVNLLRRLSTRFGNDIGAFEIMWPDFYDFGVKLTGTRSPFADAHPLYALIEHASFDASDDGERFSAALTEALDSEAIRDAVIAQSVADVRALWAIRECTAEFPVRLDAINFDVSLPIGEIGAFVDRCRAALDQRWPGNASYFFGHIGDSNLHVTVDGHSIPGVDHHAVYAFVYEMLRPLHGSVSAEHGIGLLKREFLPISRSPAELAAMAAIKHALDPHGILNPGKLF, encoded by the coding sequence ATGACAGATAACAGTTTGGCAAACGGCGTAGCAGGCAGCAGCGCGGGCCGCAACGCAACCCACAGCGCAGCGCCGCTTTCCGCAACGCTCGATGCGCTGCGTGCCGCGCTCGGTGCCGACGCGGTGCGGGTCGGTGAGCAGATCGGCGAACACGCGATGACCGACTGGACACGCCACGATCCGACGCGTCCTGCCGCGCTGCTCTTGCCGCGCGGCACGGAAGACGTCGCTCGCGCGCTGGCGATTTGCCACGCTGCGCATCAACCCGTGGTGCCGCAGGGCGGCATGACCGGTCTCGCCGGTGGCGCAATTGCGCGCGCGACCGATATTGCGCTGTCGCTCGAACGGCTTACCGGCGTGGAGGAAATCGACACCGCTTCGGCTACGCTAACCGTGCGCGCCGGCACCACCTTGCAAGCGGCACAGGAAGCCGCCGCCGAAGCCGGCTTCGAACTCGCGCTCGATCTCGGCGCACGTGGCTCGTGCCAGATCGGCGGCAATCTGGCGACCAACGCAGGCGGCAATCGAGTGATCCAGTCGGGCACTGCGCGCGACCAGGTGCTCGGTCTCGAAGTCGTGCTTGCCAACGGCGACGTGTTGACTTCGCTCGGCAAGATGGTCAAGAACAACACCGGCTATGACCTGAAACACTGGTTTATCGGCTCGGAAGGCACGCTCGGCGTGATCACGCGCGCGGTGCTGCGGCTCCATCCGCCGCGCGCGGCGCGCCACACGGCGCTCGTCGCCCTTGAGGGGTACGACGCCGCGGTGAACCTGCTGCGCCGCCTGTCGACGCGCTTTGGCAACGACATCGGCGCGTTCGAGATCATGTGGCCGGATTTCTACGATTTCGGCGTGAAGCTGACGGGCACGCGTTCGCCGTTCGCCGATGCGCATCCGCTCTATGCACTGATCGAACACGCGAGCTTCGACGCGAGCGACGATGGCGAACGCTTCTCTGCCGCGCTGACGGAAGCGCTCGATTCAGAAGCGATCCGCGACGCGGTGATCGCGCAATCGGTCGCTGATGTGCGCGCGCTGTGGGCGATTCGCGAGTGCACCGCCGAGTTTCCGGTGCGGCTGGATGCGATCAACTTCGACGTGAGTTTGCCCATCGGCGAGATCGGCGCTTTTGTCGATCGTTGCCGCGCGGCGCTCGATCAGCGCTGGCCAGGCAACGCGTCGTATTTTTTCGGCCATATCGGCGATTCGAATCTGCATGTCACCGTGGACGGCCATTCGATCCCCGGCGTCGATCATCATGCGGTGTATGCGTTCGTCTACGAGATGCTCAGGCCGTTGCACGGCTCGGTGTCGGCGGAACACGGGATCGGTTTGCTCAAGCGCGAGTTCTTGCCGATCTCGCGCTCGCCGGCTGAATTGGCCGCCATGGCGGCGATCAAACACGCGCTGGACCCGCACGGCATTCTGAATCCGGGCAAGCTGTTTTGA
- a CDS encoding Isopenicillin N synthase, with the protein MPVTRIPIIDLAGVRAGDSQALTRVAHEIREACTTIGFFYIVNHGVPQTAIDAAEQAARTFFAFPVETKRRAAVNQRHRGFNALGDATMYQAKRPDYKEFFSIGLELPEDDPDVRAGQALRGPNNWPDFMPELRPALYGYYEAVAACGADLLRAVAVSLGVDEHFFAPRYTKRMQRTQMVYYPPQPPQSDADQFGVAPHTDYGCITLLWQDRVGGLQVREIANDTWVDAPPVEGSFVVNVGDLLARWTNDRFRSTLHRVINASGRERYSIATFYDPTYGAMVDPRELGTSDADLKYQPVAAGDYILGRINDSMGYRKKAAVEGKQGTTA; encoded by the coding sequence ATGCCCGTGACCCGCATTCCGATCATCGATCTTGCCGGCGTTCGCGCGGGCGACTCGCAGGCTTTGACGCGCGTGGCGCACGAAATCCGCGAGGCGTGCACGACGATCGGCTTCTTCTACATCGTCAATCACGGCGTGCCGCAAACGGCAATCGATGCAGCCGAACAGGCGGCGCGCACGTTCTTTGCATTTCCTGTCGAGACGAAGCGGCGCGCGGCGGTCAATCAAAGACACCGAGGTTTCAACGCGCTCGGCGACGCCACCATGTATCAGGCGAAGCGCCCCGACTACAAGGAGTTCTTCAGCATCGGCCTCGAGTTGCCGGAGGACGATCCCGACGTGCGCGCGGGCCAGGCGCTGCGTGGGCCGAACAACTGGCCGGATTTCATGCCCGAGTTGCGGCCCGCGCTGTATGGTTACTACGAAGCGGTCGCGGCATGCGGCGCCGATCTGCTGCGGGCGGTGGCGGTGAGTCTCGGCGTCGACGAGCATTTCTTCGCGCCGCGCTATACGAAGCGGATGCAGCGCACGCAGATGGTCTACTACCCGCCGCAGCCGCCCCAGTCGGACGCGGATCAGTTCGGCGTCGCGCCGCATACCGACTACGGCTGCATTACCTTGCTTTGGCAGGATCGGGTGGGTGGCTTGCAGGTGCGTGAGATCGCGAACGATACGTGGGTCGATGCGCCGCCGGTCGAAGGCAGCTTCGTGGTGAACGTCGGCGATCTGCTGGCGCGCTGGACCAATGACCGCTTCCGCTCCACCTTGCATCGCGTGATCAATGCGTCGGGGCGCGAGCGCTATTCGATCGCGACGTTTTATGATCCCACTTACGGTGCGATGGTCGATCCGCGTGAGCTCGGCACGAGCGACGCCGATCTCAAGTACCAACCGGTCGCCGCGGGTGACTATATCCTCGGGCGGATCAACGATTCGATGGGCTATCGGAAGAAAGCAGCCGTAGAAGGAAAGCAAGGAACTACGGCATGA
- a CDS encoding amino acid ABC transporter substrate-binding protein, PAAT family: MSILAGWKCRLVMLALCAASVTAHAEDQLAKVKKAGELVVGTEMQFAPFDFLENGQQAGFNKDLFAEVGKEMGVKVRFIDLPWPSVLPGLEAGKFDMVGGPLTVTKARMERYTYTLPIADATDALLKRANDTSVKQSSDIAGKIVGAGKGSAQLDQLKTYVATLPKPPEIREYVDNNQAYADLAAGRIVAVANSMTNIAYVAKQRPDTFAVVQPPFGAKVYFAYCLRKDADSKPLADAFNAALVKMHNDGRLAALQKKWFGVAMDAPTTMPAPNY, translated from the coding sequence ATGAGCATCCTTGCAGGCTGGAAGTGTCGTTTGGTCATGCTGGCGTTGTGCGCGGCAAGCGTCACCGCCCACGCGGAAGACCAGCTCGCCAAAGTGAAGAAAGCCGGCGAACTGGTAGTCGGCACCGAGATGCAGTTCGCACCCTTCGACTTTCTTGAAAACGGCCAGCAAGCAGGCTTCAATAAGGACCTGTTCGCCGAGGTCGGCAAGGAAATGGGCGTGAAGGTGCGCTTCATCGACTTGCCGTGGCCGAGCGTGCTGCCGGGTCTCGAAGCCGGCAAGTTCGATATGGTGGGCGGCCCGCTGACCGTCACCAAGGCACGCATGGAACGCTACACGTACACCCTGCCGATCGCGGACGCCACCGACGCGCTGCTCAAGCGTGCCAACGACACCTCCGTCAAGCAATCGTCGGATATCGCCGGCAAGATCGTCGGCGCAGGCAAGGGCTCGGCCCAACTCGACCAGTTGAAAACATACGTCGCCACCTTGCCGAAGCCGCCTGAAATCCGCGAATACGTCGACAACAATCAGGCCTACGCCGACCTCGCTGCCGGTCGCATCGTGGCGGTCGCGAACTCGATGACCAACATCGCGTACGTCGCCAAACAACGCCCCGACACCTTCGCCGTGGTCCAGCCGCCGTTCGGCGCGAAAGTGTACTTTGCTTACTGCTTGCGTAAAGACGCGGATAGCAAGCCGCTCGCCGATGCCTTCAACGCTGCGCTCGTGAAAATGCACAACGACGGGCGCCTCGCGGCCTTACAGAAAAAGTGGTTCGGTGTCGCAATGGATGCGCCGACGACGATGCCGGCGCCGAACTATTGA
- a CDS encoding amino acid ABC transporter membrane protein 1, PAAT family — translation MFSTTVFLQGLPLLMHAALATIGISLTGLLIGFFVAIGVCAARLSPKRAARMFGGAYVFFFRGVPMLVQLLLVYYLLPFAGINVSPIVAAISAVSLCSASYIAEILRGGFLSIPPGHIEAARMLGLSPFDMLRRILVPQAFRLTLPSLVNEMVLLIKASSLISVVGVAELTRTAQNIAASTYRPLEAYLAAGLIYFVICGSLALVAHAAEYRLQHA, via the coding sequence ATGTTCAGCACAACCGTCTTTCTACAAGGCTTGCCGTTGCTGATGCATGCGGCGCTCGCCACCATCGGCATTTCGCTAACGGGTCTCCTGATCGGTTTCTTCGTCGCGATCGGCGTGTGTGCGGCACGCCTCTCCCCAAAGCGCGCCGCGCGCATGTTCGGCGGCGCTTACGTGTTCTTTTTTCGCGGCGTGCCGATGCTGGTGCAACTGCTGCTGGTGTACTACCTGCTGCCGTTCGCCGGAATCAACGTGTCGCCCATCGTCGCGGCGATCAGCGCCGTATCGCTGTGTTCCGCTTCCTATATCGCCGAGATTCTGCGCGGCGGTTTCCTCAGCATTCCGCCGGGACATATCGAAGCCGCGCGCATGCTCGGGCTTTCACCGTTCGATATGCTGCGACGCATTCTCGTGCCGCAGGCGTTTCGCTTGACGCTGCCCTCGCTCGTCAATGAAATGGTGCTGCTGATCAAGGCTTCGTCGCTGATCTCCGTGGTGGGTGTGGCCGAGTTGACGCGCACCGCGCAGAACATCGCGGCCAGTACCTATCGGCCGCTCGAAGCCTACCTCGCCGCCGGGCTGATTTACTTCGTGATCTGCGGAAGCCTGGCGCTCGTCGCGCATGCCGCCGAATACCGTTTGCAGCACGCCTGA
- a CDS encoding amino acid ABC transporter membrane protein 2, PAAT family yields the protein MQQLDPTVITHNLQPIAAGLATTLGTWAAGVAIGILIGFLIAVLQLFCGRWVRGVLRFYIELFRGTPFLVQLFLLYYGGPSFGLTLEPMTAGVLGLGLYGSAYFAEAFRSGFQSVPPGHLEAASCLGLTRWQAVLRIQVPQMLVLIVPALTNLIIVLSKETAVLSIVTVPELTFVLTGIGSATFAFVETLLVLCVCYLALVELTSRVGMWAETRIARFMA from the coding sequence ATGCAACAGCTCGACCCCACCGTCATCACGCACAATCTGCAGCCGATTGCGGCCGGTCTCGCGACCACACTCGGCACCTGGGCCGCGGGGGTGGCGATCGGCATCCTGATCGGCTTTCTGATCGCCGTGCTGCAGCTCTTTTGCGGACGCTGGGTGCGTGGCGTATTGCGCTTCTATATCGAACTGTTTCGCGGCACGCCGTTTCTCGTGCAACTGTTTTTGCTCTACTATGGCGGTCCTTCCTTCGGCCTAACGCTCGAACCAATGACCGCTGGCGTGCTCGGTTTAGGCCTCTACGGCAGCGCGTATTTCGCGGAAGCATTCCGCTCGGGCTTTCAATCGGTGCCGCCAGGCCATCTCGAAGCGGCATCCTGTCTCGGACTGACCCGCTGGCAAGCCGTCCTGCGCATTCAGGTGCCGCAAATGCTGGTGCTGATCGTGCCCGCGTTGACCAATCTGATTATCGTGCTGAGCAAGGAAACCGCGGTGCTGTCGATCGTCACCGTGCCCGAGCTCACGTTCGTGCTGACCGGCATCGGTTCGGCCACCTTCGCTTTCGTCGAAACGCTGCTGGTGCTGTGCGTGTGCTATCTCGCGCTGGTCGAACTGACCTCGCGCGTCGGCATGTGGGCCGAAACCCGCATCGCGCGCTTCATGGCATGA
- a CDS encoding amino acid ABC transporter ATP-binding protein, PAAT family has protein sequence MNAIADMPSSTSTAAVHTPPGAPLIEVRDLKKRFGEVEVLRGVDLEIARSEVVCIIGPSGSGKSTLLRCLAALETYDQGDVRIEGELLGYSERNGKRVRASQSEINRVRRNVGMVFQQFNLWPHMTALGNVMEALLRVRHLSRDEARRRAHAMLETVGLAHKGDAYPSKLSGGQQQRVAIARALAMEPHIMLFDEPTSALDPELVGEVLQVMKQLARDGMTMAVVTHEMGFAAQVADKVMFIDQGRIAVQGKPRDVFHDAGQPRLRQFLQNYFDRNAFWARGPDDIEQP, from the coding sequence ATGAACGCTATCGCCGACATGCCGTCCTCCACGTCCACCGCTGCCGTCCATACGCCACCCGGCGCGCCGCTGATCGAAGTGCGCGACCTGAAGAAACGCTTCGGCGAAGTCGAAGTGCTGCGCGGCGTCGATCTCGAGATCGCCCGCTCCGAAGTGGTCTGCATTATCGGCCCATCGGGCTCGGGAAAGAGCACGCTGCTGCGCTGCCTCGCCGCGCTCGAGACCTACGATCAGGGCGACGTGCGTATTGAAGGCGAGCTGCTCGGCTATAGCGAGCGCAATGGAAAACGCGTGCGAGCGTCACAAAGCGAGATCAATCGCGTGCGGCGCAACGTCGGCATGGTGTTTCAGCAATTCAATCTGTGGCCGCACATGACCGCACTCGGCAATGTGATGGAAGCCTTGCTGCGCGTGCGCCATCTGTCGCGTGACGAAGCGCGCCGCCGCGCCCATGCGATGCTGGAAACAGTCGGTCTCGCGCATAAGGGAGACGCCTACCCGTCGAAACTCTCGGGCGGCCAGCAGCAGCGCGTTGCCATTGCCCGCGCGCTGGCGATGGAGCCGCACATCATGCTGTTCGACGAGCCGACCTCGGCGCTCGATCCCGAACTGGTCGGCGAAGTGCTGCAGGTGATGAAGCAGCTCGCGCGCGACGGCATGACGATGGCCGTGGTCACGCACGAAATGGGTTTTGCCGCGCAGGTTGCCGACAAGGTGATGTTCATCGACCAGGGGCGCATCGCCGTGCAGGGCAAGCCGCGCGACGTCTTTCACGACGCGGGGCAGCCACGTTTGCGGCAGTTCCTGCAAAACTACTTCGACCGCAATGCCTTCTGGGCGCGCGGTCCAGACGATATCGAGCAGCCATGA
- a CDS encoding transcriptional regulator, histidine utilization repressor, GntR family, whose product MKTAHGVTDAPASRYEQVKDHVRQIIESGARQAGDRLPSEQDLVTALGVSRMTANRALRELADEGLVTRVSGVGTFVAQTKPQSTLLMIAHIGDEIRSRGHEYSYDTVLSQREAAPVTVSNALGLAPGASVFHVICVHRENGLPVQLEDRYVNPATAPDFLKQDFSTTRPSEYLYMTVPAHDVEHVVDAGLPTRAEAELLEIRADEPCLTLMRRTWTSGVAVTFARFVHPGSRYRLGCRFTPDLSQRQG is encoded by the coding sequence ATGAAAACCGCGCACGGGGTGACTGACGCACCGGCCTCCCGCTACGAACAGGTCAAAGACCACGTCCGCCAGATCATCGAATCGGGCGCGCGGCAAGCGGGCGACCGTCTGCCGTCCGAACAGGACCTGGTCACGGCGTTAGGCGTGTCGCGCATGACGGCAAACCGCGCGCTGCGCGAACTCGCCGACGAAGGCCTCGTCACCCGCGTGTCCGGCGTGGGCACCTTCGTCGCGCAAACCAAGCCTCAATCGACGCTGCTGATGATCGCCCATATCGGCGACGAGATCCGCTCACGAGGTCACGAATACAGCTACGACACGGTCCTCTCGCAACGCGAAGCCGCGCCGGTGACGGTGTCGAACGCGCTAGGGCTCGCGCCCGGCGCTTCCGTGTTTCATGTGATTTGCGTACATCGCGAGAACGGTTTGCCGGTGCAACTCGAAGACCGTTACGTCAATCCGGCAACCGCGCCTGACTTCCTGAAACAGGATTTCTCCACGACGAGGCCATCCGAATATCTGTACATGACCGTGCCGGCGCACGACGTCGAGCATGTCGTCGACGCAGGTCTGCCGACGCGCGCCGAAGCCGAGTTGCTGGAAATTCGCGCCGATGAGCCGTGCCTGACGCTGATGCGCCGCACCTGGACGAGCGGCGTTGCGGTCACGTTCGCGCGTTTCGTGCATCCGGGCTCGCGCTATCGGCTGGGTTGCCGATTCACGCCGGATTTGTCGCAGCGCCAGGGCTAG
- a CDS encoding transcriptional regulator, GntR family, with translation MNTITNTNAQTADTQDRPGRTQETPAKAMPAYEQIKRYVIRRISEGDWKPGGLIPSETELVKEFGVARMTVSRALRELTTERVLTRVQGSGTFVAPQRYESTVLEIRNIADEIAARGHRHSARVLTLEPSDDPHALEALGLASGPAFHSCIVHSEEGEPIQYEDRYVNPKVFPDYLQQDFTVETPNHYMVRLAPIQRAEFRIYAQKPDAYVRRHLMMDIGEPCLQLWRRTWVGDDVATSVQLWHPASRFHLAGNV, from the coding sequence GTGAACACTATTACAAACACAAACGCGCAAACCGCAGACACGCAGGACCGCCCTGGTCGCACCCAGGAGACACCCGCCAAGGCCATGCCCGCCTATGAGCAGATCAAACGCTACGTGATCAGGCGCATCAGCGAGGGGGACTGGAAGCCGGGCGGCTTGATCCCATCCGAAACGGAGCTGGTCAAGGAATTCGGCGTCGCGCGCATGACGGTATCGCGCGCACTGCGCGAACTCACCACCGAGCGCGTGCTGACGCGTGTGCAAGGTTCCGGCACGTTCGTCGCGCCGCAGCGCTACGAATCGACGGTGCTGGAAATCCGCAATATCGCCGACGAAATCGCCGCGCGTGGCCATCGCCATTCGGCGCGCGTGCTGACGCTCGAACCGAGCGACGATCCGCACGCGCTCGAAGCGCTCGGCCTCGCCAGCGGCCCGGCATTTCATTCGTGCATCGTGCACAGCGAAGAGGGCGAGCCGATCCAGTACGAAGATCGCTACGTCAATCCGAAGGTGTTCCCCGACTACCTGCAACAGGACTTCACCGTCGAGACGCCGAATCACTACATGGTGCGGCTCGCGCCGATCCAGCGCGCGGAGTTTCGCATCTATGCGCAGAAGCCCGACGCGTATGTGCGGCGGCATCTGATGATGGATATCGGCGAGCCCTGCTTGCAGCTATGGCGTCGCACGTGGGTCGGTGACGACGTGGCGACGTCGGTGCAACTGTGGCATCCGGCGTCGCGTTTCCATCTGGCGGGGAACGTTTAA
- a CDS encoding Protein-S-isoprenylcysteine O-methyltransferase Ste14: MITRLILQTVVWLVFMGALLFGAAGTLNWPVAWWYLIETGGLSLWIGLWLARHNPGLLAERLAPIVQAQQSRWDRFFMVSATVTWCVWLVLMGFDAMRYRWSAPMPIWLVSLGSLCIFLCLFMCLIVFRANSYAAPVIKIQASRGHKVIDTGPYAHVRHPMYAAALLLFIGTPLLLGSWWGLACVPALVIGLGWRAVREERVLAAQLEGYTDYTTRVRYRFVPFVW, from the coding sequence ATGATCACGCGTCTCATCCTGCAAACGGTGGTCTGGCTGGTCTTCATGGGCGCGTTGCTGTTCGGCGCCGCAGGCACGCTCAACTGGCCCGTCGCCTGGTGGTATCTGATCGAAACCGGTGGGCTGAGTCTCTGGATCGGATTGTGGCTGGCGCGCCACAATCCCGGCCTGCTCGCCGAGCGTCTCGCGCCCATCGTTCAGGCGCAACAAAGCCGCTGGGACCGGTTCTTCATGGTGAGCGCGACGGTCACGTGGTGCGTCTGGCTCGTCCTGATGGGATTCGACGCAATGCGCTATCGCTGGTCGGCGCCGATGCCGATTTGGCTGGTGAGCCTTGGCTCGCTCTGCATTTTCCTCTGCCTCTTCATGTGCCTGATCGTGTTCAGGGCTAATAGCTATGCCGCGCCCGTCATCAAGATCCAGGCAAGCCGCGGTCATAAAGTCATCGACACGGGCCCGTATGCCCATGTCCGTCATCCCATGTATGCCGCCGCGCTGCTGCTGTTCATCGGCACGCCATTGCTGCTCGGCTCGTGGTGGGGGCTGGCCTGCGTGCCGGCGCTGGTGATCGGTCTCGGCTGGCGCGCGGTGCGTGAGGAGCGCGTGCTGGCCGCGCAACTCGAGGGCTATACCGACTACACCACGCGTGTGCGCTATCGCTTCGTGCCGTTTGTCTGGTAG
- a CDS encoding N-hydroxyarylamine O-acetyltransferase — protein sequence MSHTVNLENYFTRIGYKGPRAATLEVLQALHELHPRSIPFENLNPLTRRAVKLDLESVEHKLITQQRGGYCFEQNALFANVLTQLGFNVTPLLGRVLWGRESDAIPPRTHMVLRVDIKDEAWIADVGFGSVTLTAPLRLIAGTAQPTQLGTFRLADASRNALYLEVQSHDDTWARVYRFDLHPVEWIDYETSNWYTSTAPDSVFLNHLIVCRIQAESRLTLFDDQLNERAADGQVISERQLKTAAELATCLHDQFGLNTGDVDIADVFGRVRAPAAASA from the coding sequence ATGTCACACACCGTGAATCTGGAAAACTACTTCACCCGCATAGGCTACAAAGGACCGCGCGCGGCGACGTTGGAAGTACTTCAGGCGCTCCACGAGTTGCACCCCAGATCGATCCCCTTCGAGAACCTGAACCCGCTCACGCGGCGTGCGGTAAAACTGGATCTCGAATCAGTCGAACACAAACTGATCACGCAACAACGTGGCGGCTATTGCTTTGAACAGAACGCACTCTTCGCGAACGTCCTGACGCAGTTGGGCTTCAACGTAACGCCCCTGCTAGGCCGGGTCCTGTGGGGGCGCGAATCCGACGCCATCCCCCCTCGCACGCACATGGTCCTGCGCGTCGACATCAAAGACGAAGCATGGATCGCCGACGTCGGCTTCGGCAGCGTGACGTTGACCGCACCGCTGCGCCTGATTGCAGGCACTGCGCAGCCCACGCAACTGGGCACGTTTCGCCTTGCCGACGCATCGCGCAACGCGCTCTACCTTGAAGTCCAATCTCACGATGACACCTGGGCCCGCGTGTACCGTTTCGACCTGCACCCGGTTGAATGGATCGACTACGAAACCTCGAACTGGTACACCTCGACCGCACCGGATTCTGTCTTCCTGAACCACCTGATCGTTTGCCGGATCCAAGCAGAATCACGCCTGACACTGTTCGACGATCAACTGAACGAACGCGCGGCGGACGGCCAGGTCATCAGCGAACGGCAACTCAAGACCGCTGCCGAACTCGCAACCTGCCTGCATGATCAATTCGGGCTGAACACGGGCGACGTCGACATTGCGGACGTATTCGGGCGCGTGCGCGCTCCGGCGGCGGCCTCCGCCTGA
- a CDS encoding porin, OprB family — MKFAQSTEPAGQARSFRDSASRVGAMRRSRVPSMRRAALCTAFAWASLTAGVAMADANPDATPEAPEADLNIKATQTDQWTGVWNRATLLGDIGGLRPWLGKYGVTFALTETSEVLDNLRGGLARGADYDGLTTATLQMDTQKAFGLPGGLFNVSALQIHGANLSANKLGTLNTASGIEADDATRLWELWYQQSFLNKRVDVKIGQQSIDQEFITSSNSALFVNTMFGWPALPSYDMPSGGPAYPLSDLGVRVRGQITPSLTALAGVFDGDPLGNNPNNKSGTNFNLHNGTLFIGELQYAINQPADGEMVGAGGGGLPGTYKLGVWYNNGSFADQRFDNTGLSLANPASTGVAQNHHGDYSFYAVADQMVWRPDPDEPRSLNVFARVMGAPGDRNLVSVAANLGVVLKAPFAGRDNDSAGIALTYIKIGNHTNGLDQDNLAFSGGPYGVRTSETTLEATYQYQVNPWWQLQADAQYTFNAGAGQNPSDPTQPLRNTFVVGLRTNITF; from the coding sequence ATGAAGTTCGCCCAATCAACTGAACCCGCCGGCCAGGCGCGTTCATTTCGCGACTCCGCCTCGCGCGTCGGCGCCATGCGCCGTTCGCGTGTGCCCTCGATGCGGCGTGCCGCGCTTTGCACGGCTTTCGCGTGGGCTTCGTTGACCGCCGGTGTGGCCATGGCCGACGCCAATCCCGATGCCACCCCCGAAGCGCCGGAAGCCGACCTGAACATCAAGGCAACCCAGACGGATCAGTGGACCGGCGTCTGGAACCGCGCGACGTTGCTCGGCGACATCGGCGGCCTGCGCCCGTGGCTCGGCAAATACGGCGTGACGTTCGCGCTCACCGAAACCAGTGAAGTGCTCGACAACCTGCGCGGCGGTCTGGCACGCGGCGCCGACTACGACGGCCTCACGACCGCGACTTTGCAGATGGATACGCAAAAGGCGTTCGGTTTGCCCGGTGGTCTGTTCAATGTCAGCGCCTTGCAGATCCACGGGGCGAACCTCAGCGCCAACAAGCTGGGCACGCTGAACACGGCGAGCGGCATCGAAGCCGATGACGCCACGCGCCTGTGGGAGCTGTGGTATCAGCAGTCGTTCCTGAACAAACGTGTCGACGTCAAAATCGGTCAGCAAAGTATCGACCAAGAATTCATCACCAGCTCGAATTCGGCGCTGTTCGTCAATACGATGTTCGGCTGGCCTGCCTTGCCGTCCTACGACATGCCGTCTGGTGGCCCCGCTTATCCGCTGTCCGACCTCGGCGTGCGTGTGCGTGGACAGATCACGCCTTCGTTGACCGCGCTTGCCGGCGTATTCGACGGCGACCCGCTCGGCAACAATCCGAACAACAAGAGCGGCACCAACTTCAACCTGCATAACGGCACGCTGTTCATCGGCGAGTTGCAGTACGCGATCAACCAGCCGGCCGACGGCGAAATGGTCGGTGCAGGTGGTGGCGGTCTGCCCGGCACCTACAAACTCGGTGTCTGGTACAACAACGGCAGCTTCGCCGATCAACGCTTCGACAACACCGGCCTTTCGCTGGCGAACCCGGCGAGCACTGGCGTCGCGCAGAATCATCACGGCGATTACAGCTTCTATGCGGTGGCCGACCAGATGGTCTGGCGCCCGGATCCGGACGAGCCGCGCAGCCTCAACGTCTTCGCGCGCGTGATGGGCGCACCGGGCGACCGCAACCTGGTGAGCGTCGCAGCCAACCTCGGCGTCGTCCTGAAAGCACCGTTCGCCGGCCGCGATAATGACAGCGCCGGCATCGCGCTGACGTACATCAAGATCGGCAACCACACCAACGGTCTCGACCAGGACAACCTCGCATTCAGTGGCGGCCCGTACGGCGTGCGCACCAGCGAAACCACGCTCGAAGCGACCTACCAATACCAGGTCAACCCGTGGTGGCAGTTGCAAGCCGATGCGCAATACACGTTCAATGCCGGCGCCGGCCAGAACCCGAGCGACCCGACGCAACCGCTGCGCAACACGTTCGTCGTCGGCTTGCGGACCAACATTACGTTCTGA